TTCTCCTAGGTTTCTGACGGGCATTTTGTGCATTTCTTCGCCCCGGCCAACCTCTCCCCCCTTCCTAAAAACATTGTGTTCGTCATCGACGTCAGTGGATCTATGTGGGGAGTCAAGATGAAGCAGGTGTGTGACGTAACCATAGAAAAACTCACAGGGGTCAATCTGTGCCCCATCAGGGTCGtacatctctcttctctcacaaCCGGCAGAGCCTGCCTGCCAAATGAAACACTGCCCTCATGTGGGTATTCTGTGAAACTGCCCTTAAATTACTCTCCAATCTCATTTATGACtatcgctctctcttgctctataactctctctctcagactgtgGAGGCTATGCAGACCATATTGGATGACCTGACCATGGATGACTACTTCAGCATTGTTGACTTCAACCACAACGTGCGCTGCTGGAGCGAGGAGCTGGTTCCAGGCAGCACCATACAGGTGGCTGAGGCCAAGAAATACATCCAGAACATCAAACCCAACGGAGGTGAGAGAAGGacggagagagaaaagggagggatgaaagaaagagagcgacagagaaagagagagatgtggaggagTATAAGGAAGTAGAGGGTTGGGTGGAATTAAGTAATGggaagagacagaggaaagaggaagagaggaaagagtgGTAGATAATGAAAGGCTGTGTCTGGATATGTATCTGATTGGTTCTCGCTGCCCTTTGACCCGATTCAGGCACCAATATCAATGAGGCATTGATGAGGGCGGTGCAGATGCTGGTGAAGGCGTCCAATCAGGGCATGATTGACCCACGCTCTGTCTCCATGATCATGCTGGTGTCTGATGGAGACCCCACTGTTGGTGAGACATCATACCGCTGCTGATCCCAAAACGGACACTGACTGACTTTTCATCACCCACCTCATACCACTTCACCCCCCTTCATTTTCACCCTCACGCCCCATCTAATAACCTCTAGTGGTGTACTGCCCTTCATATTATTGTGTTACCGTCatccaccatctctccctctctgtgtaggAGAGATCAAGCTCAGCGCCATCCAGAAGAATCTGAAGAAGGTCATGAGGGAGgagttctctctcttctcattggGCATCGGCTTCGATGTCGACTACGACTTCCTGGAACGCATCGCCATGGAGAATAGGGGCGTGGCCCAGAGGATCTACACCAGCCACGACGCCTCAGATCAGATACGGGTACAATAGACCCCTGTCCCTAAAACTCCCATTCATCCTTCTCTCCCTAATCCTGCATCCAGTTGTATCACTactcctcctccatcccctccctccgcTCTCCCCCCTTTGTAGGACTACCTCTCCTCTGAATTCTCCTCCTATTGTTGTATAATTACTCTCTCACCGCCATCTCTGACCTCTGGGAACTCACCGCCCTCCTCCGCTCTCCCCCTCCAGCGGTTCTACAGCCAggtctcgtctcctctcctgaGGAAGATCACAGTTCAGTTCCCAGAGGACTCTGTCTCTGACGTCACACAGAACCACTTTGACAAGTACTTCAGTGGCTCAGAGCTGGTGGTGGCTGGGAAGGTGCTGCCCTCTGACTCCACTACTCTAAACAGCTTCACCACTGCATCCGCTGTGAGTCATAcatacacatgcacgcatgcacactcatacacacaatggtggaaaaagtacccaaaagtcatacttgagtaaaagtaaagataccttaatagaaaatgactcaagtgaaagtgaaagtcacccagtaaaatactactggagtaaaagtctaaaagtatatgattttaaatatacttaagtatcaaaactaaatgtaattgcaaaaatatacttaagtatcaacagtaaaagtaaaagtataaataatttgaaattgcttatattaaccaaaccagatagccaggggcaaactgcaacactcagacataattaacaaacaaaacatttttgtttagtgagtccaccagatatGAGGCAGTAGcgatgaccagggatattctcttgataagtgggGGAATTTTCCATTTtcctatcctgctaagcattcaaaatgtaaaaagtacttttgggtgtcagggaaaatgtatggagtaaaaagtacatacttttatggagcaatgtagtgaagtaaaagtagtcaaacatataaatagtaaagtacagatacccgaaaaaattacttaagtagtactttaaaatattttttacttaagtactttacaccactgcatacacacacacacacacacacacacacacacacacacacacacacacacacacacacacacacacacacacacacacacacacacacacacacctgtgtcctaccctctctctgtccccctcttcgTCCCAGGATCGTCTGGACCTGTCCCTACAGACTGAAGCAGACTACCTGGAGCTAGACGCTGCGCTGGCCCAGCAGCAGCATGCCTTCACTGGCTTCGCCAGACAGATGTGGGCCTACATCACTGTCAACCAGCTACTGGCCGAGAGGTgagcgagagggagaaagggagagagagagagtttaacaCATCTTTATTTTCAATCTAAGGAGTGAATACAAAGCTTGTGCTATAAATTGCCAGCCCTTCGATACAGAATACAGAGCATGAATAAACACACAGAGTAACATTTTGTGAATGTTATATCCCTGTTCCCTGCAGGTCCCTGGCCCCCACTGCTGGTCAGAAGAGGAAGATCACACAGAGGATCCTGACCCTGGCTGTGGAGCACCAGTTTGTCACGCCCCTCACTGCCCTACTGGTGGAGAGTGAGGAGGCCAAGGAGAGGCTGCTCGCTGACTCCCCTAAGGACCCCAAACAGGGCTGCTGTGCAGGTGCCTGATAAAAATCACTAGAGTCCCCCATTTTGGGTCTTGTAAATGTACATGAGGGCAAGAGAGTGACTAAAGCTTTCCCAaactcattttgtgtgtgtgtgtgtgtgtgtgtgtgtgtgtgtgtgtgtgtgtgtgtgtgtgtgtgtgtgtgtgtgtgtgtgtgtgtgtgtgtgtgtgtgtgtaggaggatCTGGTATGGCTGCTCTCGGAGGAAGGACTCCAGTGCAGATGGTTCACAGCATCCCCCCCTGGGTCCAGATGACCACCCCTGCCCCCCCTAGCCACGCTGAGAGGCCCCTACCAGATCACATCACCATAGGTGacaataacaacacacacacacctctatacaCATCTGTGCTACAGTTTAATGCTTCTCTACCTGTCCATATCACAATACGTAGAAAGACACACATAGCCATTCCCTGTgttgtatatatatttccacactatgaggttggaataatgctGTGAAATTGTGAATATTATGATAATGCactgtgtaagagctgtttgaaaagtctgcctgaaatttcagcttgTTTTGCTGGGTGGGGTTTTTGGACTGCCTGATGACATCACCAAGCGATATAAGTtcatagaccaataacaaagagagtttgcACACCTCTCTGCctatccactataattgagaatttcaataagcatttttctacggctggccatgctttccacctggctacccctaccccggtcaacagcactgcaccccccacagcaactcgcccaagccttccccatttctccttctcccaaatccagtcagctgatgttctgaaagagctgcaaaatctggactcctacaaatcagccaggctagacaatctgaaccctttctttctaaaattatctgcccaaattgttgcaacccctattactagcctgttcaacctctctttcgtgtcgtctgagattcccaaagtttggaaagcagctgcggtcatccccctcttcaaaaggggacacactcttgaccctaactgctacagacctatatctatcctaccctgcctttctaaggtcttcgaaagccaagtcaacaaacagattacctaccatttcgaatcccaccgcaccttctccgctatgcaatctggtttcagagctggtcacgggtgcacctcagtcacgctcaaggtcctaaatgatatcttaaccgccatcgataagaaacaatactgtgcggccgtattcattgacctggccaaggctttcgactctgtcaatcaccacatcctcattggcagactcaatagtcttggtttctcagatgattgcctcgcctggttcaccaactacttctctgatagagttcagtgtgtcaaatcggagggcctgttgtccggacctctagcagtctctataggggtgccacagggttcaattcttgggctgactctcttctctgtatacatcaatgatgtcgctcttgctgctggtgagtctctgattcacctctacacagacgacatcattctgtatacttctggtccttctttggacactgtgtcaacaaccctccagacgagcttcaatgccatacaactctccttctgtggcctccaactgctctgaaatacaagtaaaactaaatgcatgctcttcaaccgatcactgcctgcacctgcccgcccgtccagcatcactactctggacggttctgacttagaatatgtggacaactacaaatacctaggtgtctggttagactgtaaactctctttccagactcacatcaaacatctccaatccaaagttaaatctagaattggcttcctatttcgcaacaaagcatccttcactcatgctgccaaacataccctcgtaaaactaaccatcctaccgatcgtcgacttcggcgatgtcatttacaaaatagcctccaataccctactcaataaattggatgcagtctatcacagtgccatccgttttgtcaccaacgccccatatactacccaccactgcgacctgtacgctttcgttggctggccctcgcttcatactcgtcgccaaacccactggctccaggtcatctacaagaccctgctaggtaaagtccccccttatctcagctcgctggtcaccatagcagcacccacctgtagcacatgctccagcaggtatatctcactggtcacccccaaagccaattccttcttcggccgcctctccttccagttctctgctgccaatgaacgAACTATAAAAATCTCTggaactggaaacacttatctccctcactagctttaagtaccagctgtcagagcagctcacagattactgcacctgtacatagcccatctataatttagcccaaacaactacctcttcccctactgtatttatttatttatttatttagctcctttgcaccccattatttctatttctactttgcactttcttccactgcaaatctaccattccagtgctttacttgctatattgtatgtacttcgccactatggcctttttttgcctttacctcccttatctcacctcatttgctcacattgtatatagacttatttctctactgtattattgactgtatgtttgttttactccatgtgtaactctgtgttgttgtatgtgtcaaactgctttgctttatcttggccaggtcgcaattgtaaatgagaacttgttctcaactttcctacctggttaaataaaggtgaaataaaaataaataaaaacttaacagctagttttcaggttacacATCCCTCCCATTAGGCTCCTCCAATTATGCCCCtctctcagaccactcccagacagtcctagcaaaagtTTTCCTTGAGAAATTGcattttgctaagaagctattttttgaTGTGATGTAAAAATTCTAGCAAAGTGCGTAGCGCTTAGAATTGAaaagatattattcatcctaatcagacagttttttttacatggacgacacattggagataatacaagacaagtactggaaacaatagaacactatgacaaatctgggaaaccaggcctgatattcatagctgactttgaaaaggcttttgataaagttatgactggaatatatatatatatatatatatatatatatatatatatatatatatatataaagtatgACTGGAATATATGGAATATTTGAATTTtcaaccctaggtgtaaaatagtaaataatgtctccttctcagaaagttttaaactgtcaagaggagtaaaacaaggttgtccactatcggcatatctatttattatggccatcgaaatgttaaaagcagatccaacaataatatcaagggccTAGAAagccagggcttaaaaacaaaggtgtcattgtacgctgatgattcatgtttacttttaaatccacaatttggatccctctacagcctcatagaggatctagataattttttttatctcctctggattacaaccaaatgatggtaagtgtacaatattacgtattggatcacaaaaaagacaacttttacattaccgtgtaatttgccaataaaatggtctgacggtgaagtggacatactcggtattcatatcccgaaagaaagaaattatctcatTACAATGCATTTTAATgtaaagttagcaaaaatagataagatgtTGCTAccgtggaaaggaaaatacctgtctcattaactctttagtcatatcccagtttacctatttgcttatggccttgaCTACTGTACACCTAGcgacttgttttttaaattatatgagcaaaaaagattctattttatttggaatggcaagccagacaaaattaaatgggcctatttatataaataatatgaATACGGAGGGCaataatgattaaatattaaagcattagacctctcactaaaggcttcagtcattcAAAAGTTAtgcttaaatccgaactggttcccTAGCAGATTAGTAAGGATGTCttaccccatgttcaagaatggtctttttccctttattcagattacagactctcactttcggttatttgaaaatgaaatcatctaCAAAATATCTCTATTTTTAAAAcaaaagttggttgcaatttcagtttaatccaccagaaaaaaaccagaacaaatattacaacaaatattatggttaaattcaaatatactaattgattaaaaaaactatatttttggaaagaatgtttaaaaaaggtacaatctttgtaaattatatcctAAATAGGACTGGCAGAGTTGttacacatgcagctaacaaaaatatgtgGAAATGTCTGCTGTACTCAAAATGTAAAATggtagaggcaagtggaagggggggaaagtaaggaacttgtctgtcggccctgcattaaagaccaaaattggctaaagaaaattgtgataaataaaaaagtataccagtttcatttaaggacccaaaaaatgacagctgtgccatatataTTTGCAAAATAGTCTGGAAGAAATTTTGGATGCattgattccatggcacatggtttatgaactgatacagaaaacaacgctggattcaaaacttcgtgtttttcaatttaaatgactatacaaaattcttgcaaccaatagaatgttatacatATGGGGGATACAACTATCCCAGtactgcagattttgctgcaatGAGTcagaatcattagataatttgttttggtactgtccacaTGTAACTATTTTTtattctttttgaccattttaattgaaaacaatcacagtaagttacttaattgttactcagaaatgatttgatattgagataaaaacagctacaTTGGGCCATCAacattgcctacctccctacctgGCAATTTTGCAGTGGGTAATATTCTTATGTCCATTGTGTCACTATAGTAAcggttgtctgtctgtgtgttttctgtgtgacAGTGGAGAACGACCCTCACTTCATCGTCCACCTGCCTAAAAACAACATGGACATCTGCTTCAACATCGACTCAGAGCCTGGACACATCCTCAATCTGGTGTCAGACCCTGGTGCaggtatgtgtgtgcatgcaaaaatgtgtgtgtctctgcttgTGTCCACTTACCTCTATTCACCGCCCTCTTTGTCCTCCAGGTGTGGTGGTGAATGGTCAGTTGGTTGGCTCTAagagggtgggggtggaggaCAAGGAGAAGGTGAACACGTACTTTGGCACCGTCTCAGTGTTCTACCAGCCTGACGGCATCAGGGTGTCAGTCAGCACCGACCGTATCGACCTGACTGACGGCAGGAACAACCACTCCTTCACCTGGGGAGCCACGGCCGACATCACCCAGGACAGGTAGGaacatgcacacccacacacagacacacacaaaccgcTGGTCAG
The DNA window shown above is from Salmo trutta chromosome 8, fSalTru1.1, whole genome shotgun sequence and carries:
- the LOC115198852 gene encoding inter-alpha-trypsin inhibitor heavy chain H2, which translates into the protein MRRLALLLGLLALHQTHCFEFVVEGEWETETSLEEQHGRFKRAILTSEEQEDFEAIRGDDITVKSYKVESRITSRFSHTTVKSSVVNSGPNAQSIGFNVQIPKRAFITNFTMNVNGITFVGSVKEKTVARNLYAQARARGKAAGLVRANSQDMETFKTEVHVPPGSKIEFELHYQEMMQRKLGFYEHSLYLQPGRLVPQFQVDVYIYEPSGIASVETPNTLGEHFSGMAKLTSSKDKAHVVFKPSLQQQRKCENCTTSAIDGVFTVKYDVLRDSNAGELHVSDGHFVHFFAPANLSPLPKNIVFVIDVSGSMWGVKMKQTVEAMQTILDDLTMDDYFSIVDFNHNVRCWSEELVPGSTIQVAEAKKYIQNIKPNGGTNINEALMRAVQMLVKASNQGMIDPRSVSMIMLVSDGDPTVGEIKLSAIQKNLKKVMREEFSLFSLGIGFDVDYDFLERIAMENRGVAQRIYTSHDASDQIRRFYSQVSSPLLRKITVQFPEDSVSDVTQNHFDKYFSGSELVVAGKVLPSDSTTLNSFTTASADRLDLSLQTEADYLELDAALAQQQHAFTGFARQMWAYITVNQLLAERSLAPTAGQKRKITQRILTLAVEHQFVTPLTALLVESEEAKERLLADSPKDPKQGCCAGGSGMAALGGRTPVQMVHSIPPWVQMTTPAPPSHAERPLPDHITIVENDPHFIVHLPKNNMDICFNIDSEPGHILNLVSDPGAGVVVNGQLVGSKRVGVEDKEKVNTYFGTVSVFYQPDGIRVSVSTDRIDLTDGRNNHSFTWGATADITQDRVKLSIVKDSKVMVTVDDKITVMVLLHRVWKKHPTHVDFLGLYIPNNNQYSSQAHGLIGQFGQEPEVRVFNLHQGADPLKKEATMEVKGTKLVVTRGWQKDYRRDNKRGSDVFCWFIHNSGKGFIDGHYTNYIVPRLDSFLPLPL